Proteins found in one Xyrauchen texanus isolate HMW12.3.18 chromosome 30, RBS_HiC_50CHRs, whole genome shotgun sequence genomic segment:
- the LOC127623560 gene encoding protein phosphatase 1A-like codes for MGAFLDKPKMEKHNAHGEGNGLHFGLGSMQGWRVEMEDAHTAVIGLPHGLSLWSFFAVYDGHAGSQVARYCCEHLLEHITSNPDFRGGCTAVAGADLGDSEPSVENVKCGIRTGFLQIDEHMRAMSERKHGADRSGSTAVGVMISPHHFYFINCGDSRALLSRKGRVHFFTQDHKPSNPLEKERIQNAGGSVMIQRVNGSLAVSRALGDFDYKCVHGKGPTEQLVSPEPEVYEIERSEADDEFVVLACDGIWDVMANEELCDFVRARLEVTDDLERVCNEIVDTCLYKGSRDNMSVVLVCFPGAPKINPEAVKREEELDKYLQNREGGLCKKANK; via the exons ATGGGTGCATTCTTAGACAAGCCAAAGATGGAGAAGCACAATGCTCATGGGGAGGGGAATGGCCTGCACTTTGGACTCGGCAGCATGCAGGGATGGCGTGTGGAGATGGAGGACGCACACACCGCTGTAATAGGCCTGCCTCACGGCCTCAGCCTTTGGTCCTTTTTTGCCGTCTACGATGGGCATGCAGGCTCGCAGGTTGCTAGATATTGTTGTGAGCATCTGCTGGAACACATCACCAGCAACCCGGACTTCAGGGGAGGCTGCACGGCAGTCGCAGGTGCAGATTTGGGAGATTCTGAGCCCTCTGTGGAGAATGTGAAATGTGGAATCCGCACAGGCTTTCTGCAGATCGACGAGCACATGCGGGCCATGTCGGAACGCAAGCACGGGGCTGACCGCAGCGGATCCACTGCGGTGGGTGTCATGATCTCCCCTCATCATTTCTATTTCATCAACTGTGGTGACTCCAGGGCCTTGCTGAGCCGCAAGGGACGTGTTCACTTTTTCACCCAGGACCACAAACCCAGTAACCCTCTGGAAAAGGAGCGGATCCAGAATGCAGGTGGTTCGGTTATGATCCAGCGGGTCAACGGCTCTCTTGCTGTCTCCCGTGCTCTAGGTGACTTCGACTATAAGTGTGTGCATGGGAAAGGTCCCACTGAGCAGCTAGTGTCCCCAGAACCAGAAGTGTATGAGATTGAACGCTCAGAGGCTGATGATGAATTTGTGGTGCTGGCCTGCGATGGCATATGGGACGTCATGGCAAATGAAGAACTTTGTGATTTTGTGCGTGCACGTTTGGAGGTGACAGATGACCTAGAGCGAGTATGTAATGAGATCGTCGACACTTGTTTGTATAAG GGTAGTCGTGACAACATGAGTGTGGTGCTGGTGTGTTTTCCTGGTGCCCCGAAAATCAACCCAGAAGCAGTGAAGAGAGAGGAGGAGCTAGATAAGTACCTGCAGAACAGAGAAGGTGGATTGTGTAAAAAGGCGAATAAATAA